One stretch of Dissulfurimicrobium hydrothermale DNA includes these proteins:
- a CDS encoding type III pantothenate kinase, which translates to MILAVDIGNTQTVLGIIKGTTIVRNWRIHTNKHTTADELAALLIQLGEIAEIKIFHIEDIIISCVVPPLVRPWEEFATKYLKKEAIILKGDMPLGMPILYKRPYEVGADRIVNAIGAYKKYRRALIIIDYGTAITFDCVSSKGEYLGGAIAPGIWLATEALFRGTSRLPRVELFAKPKTAIGQDTNSAIQSGVIYGFAGLTDGMVERLSKEFPKRPTVIATGGLASLIAPYCSTIEEVLPDLTLQGLAIIYRGLKTRSRANRQDSTIPK; encoded by the coding sequence ATGATCTTGGCTGTAGATATAGGAAATACCCAGACCGTCTTAGGGATAATCAAAGGTACAACAATAGTCCGAAACTGGAGAATCCATACCAACAAACATACAACCGCCGACGAACTCGCTGCCTTGCTGATCCAGCTAGGCGAGATAGCAGAGATAAAAATTTTCCATATTGAAGATATTATTATTTCCTGTGTCGTGCCGCCTCTTGTACGCCCCTGGGAAGAATTTGCTACAAAATATTTAAAAAAGGAGGCTATAATCTTAAAAGGAGATATGCCGCTTGGGATGCCGATTCTATATAAAAGGCCATATGAAGTCGGGGCAGACCGCATCGTAAATGCCATTGGTGCTTACAAAAAATACAGACGGGCGCTCATTATAATCGACTATGGCACTGCAATCACATTCGACTGTGTCTCATCGAAAGGCGAATATCTAGGTGGCGCAATCGCGCCTGGAATATGGCTTGCGACAGAGGCACTGTTTCGCGGCACATCAAGACTCCCAAGGGTAGAACTCTTTGCCAAACCAAAGACCGCCATAGGCCAGGATACAAACTCAGCCATCCAATCAGGTGTCATATATGGATTCGCCGGTCTTACAGACGGGATGGTGGAGCGACTATCCAAAGAATTTCCTAAGAGACCTACCGTTATAGCAACCGGCGGCCTAGCATCGCTTATTGCCCCTTATTGCTCAACAATAGAAGAAGTTCTTCCCGATCTCACCCTGCAAGGCCTTGCCATTATCTACAGGGGCCTAAAGACAAGAAGCCGGGCTAACCGGCAGGATTCAACAATTCCAAAATGA
- a CDS encoding 3-deoxy-D-manno-octulosonic acid transferase, whose product MLYSIAYPFLGVWSRLEGLDGLLVGRLGKMPGLPVDTGPYDVWIQAVSVGEVAVAEAIVAALDKRAPYLKIAVSSTTPAGLARAMSFLSHRCLVIPYPLDFPRAVHRVAVAIRPKVYAPIETELWPNMINAVRETGSRVVLINGRISTRSFGRYKKIRWLIGGLLREFSRVCAISEVHGRRLIELGAPETLVEVTGNAKFEGLISRPDNERAEALRCRMGIDASAHVFVAGSLRGDEDGLVIEAYRLLLSSFSGLMLFLIPRHIRKVSSIASRLEAAGLPFQLWSRLEMGERRTSQVVVVDVVGPLFDIYGIATVVFVGGSLVPKGGQNIMEPAAWALPVIYGPYMDNFEEAKAALDAGGGFEVRDVAGLVSIVESLLRTPAFRKQVGLAARDALIGLSGNAASRQADVILELLNPAG is encoded by the coding sequence ATGTTATATAGCATAGCCTATCCTTTTCTGGGGGTGTGGTCAAGGCTTGAGGGGCTGGATGGCCTTCTTGTTGGGCGGCTTGGTAAGATGCCAGGTCTACCCGTTGATACAGGACCATATGATGTCTGGATTCAGGCCGTATCTGTCGGAGAGGTAGCCGTAGCAGAGGCTATTGTTGCGGCGCTAGATAAAAGGGCACCATATCTCAAAATTGCCGTCTCATCCACAACGCCCGCTGGTCTTGCGAGGGCCATGTCTTTCTTATCACATCGTTGCCTGGTCATACCATATCCCCTAGACTTTCCACGGGCGGTGCACAGAGTGGCGGTAGCCATAAGGCCGAAGGTCTATGCACCTATTGAGACAGAGTTGTGGCCCAACATGATCAATGCCGTTCGCGAGACCGGTTCAAGGGTTGTATTGATAAATGGTCGGATATCTACAAGGTCTTTTGGGAGATATAAAAAGATAAGGTGGTTGATAGGTGGATTGTTGCGTGAGTTTTCGCGGGTTTGTGCCATTTCAGAGGTACATGGGAGGCGCTTGATCGAATTGGGGGCGCCCGAGACCTTGGTTGAGGTAACCGGCAATGCAAAATTTGAGGGTCTGATCTCAAGGCCTGATAATGAAAGGGCCGAGGCGCTCCGCTGTCGCATGGGCATAGATGCCTCTGCCCATGTATTTGTGGCTGGCAGTTTGAGGGGAGATGAAGATGGGCTGGTTATAGAGGCATATCGCCTGCTCCTAAGTTCTTTTTCGGGGCTTATGCTTTTTTTGATACCAAGGCATATAAGAAAGGTGTCTTCTATTGCATCGCGGCTGGAGGCTGCAGGTCTACCTTTTCAGCTTTGGAGTAGACTGGAGATGGGGGAGAGGCGCACATCCCAGGTGGTTGTTGTAGATGTAGTTGGACCGTTGTTTGATATTTATGGCATCGCCACGGTTGTGTTTGTTGGCGGCTCACTTGTCCCTAAGGGGGGACAGAACATCATGGAACCTGCGGCATGGGCGCTTCCTGTGATCTATGGGCCATATATGGATAACTTCGAAGAGGCTAAGGCGGCGCTCGATGCCGGTGGTGGTTTTGAGGTCAGAGATGTTGCCGGGCTTGTATCGATTGTTGAGTCATTGCTTAGGACCCCTGCATTCAGAAAGCAGGTTGGTCTGGCAGCTAGAGATGCCTTGATAGGGCTCTCTGGCAATGCTGCAAGCCGTCAGGCCGATGTCATTTTGGAATTGTTGAATCCTGCCGGTTAG